One window of Watersipora subatra chromosome 3, tzWatSuba1.1, whole genome shotgun sequence genomic DNA carries:
- the LOC137389598 gene encoding ubiquitin carboxyl-terminal hydrolase 10-like, translating to MPLFINESEVIKTEDEGKLSRILDKNNPSRRVEACSSTKSSTLCIPTMAPEDSDPRYLTDWEMTLYCYVPFWKSSRGPSEKMLQSNSQSELQFIGKCEIGVKVGEGRLSRILNKSNPSQRVEFPWKFQSFMLDPTQGEETLGAMLLMKIAGGTKNSPVTTPSTEVLEDVSTVNSLVPEPMTTTSIAKELQPSINDSKSTSLNVDICANSVSSSYLGSSGKPAVAGFSDLSQQTHANHLSSIRSQLSSSSSTTSSMSSSDCILSAPLQTRSWASLFSASSSSSVIAPADPLGIQKIATLEDSLINEIGALLEKLTINPVAVPLQARRLINKTNWCYVNSTLQALLACSPFYHTLKAIPAYPPLSNISARQSSMPVVNTMVEFVNAFEVMRPEKQINQAKKMFGEPFEPSSVYNVLKAMTNSEAMFTRGKQGDAEEFLTCLLNKMNEEMVTAINKYRKEHNSSVANGHDLLFDKMPTPILNIFGGQIKSSFHAGSKESVTLERFFSVPLNVQANKTVEEALHAFISKESIDDYTCPETKQELNAHRRLTFELLPPILILHLKCFVYDKYGGPQKALRKLNFKETLEFDKELLPNCGSKDQRSYKLFAVVYHSGAKTTGGHYHTDVYHTGVQSWVRFDDNSTSLIEKSEVFKSKHLCVPYLLYYRRADSK from the exons ATGCCATTGTTCATTAATGAAAGCGAGGTCATCAAGACAGAAGATGAAGGCAAGCTGTCTCGCATACTTGATAAAAACAACCCCAGCCGGCGTGTTGAG GCATGCAGTTCTACCAAGTCATCTACATTATGTATACCAACTATGGCACCTGAGGATAGTGACCCTAGATACCTCACTGACTGGGAGATGACTCTATACTGCTATGTGCCATTTTGGAAGAGTTCCAGAGG ACCGAGTGAGAAGATGCTGCAATCCAACAGCCAGAGCGAGCTGCAATTCATCGGAAAATGCGAGATTGGAGTGAAAGTTGGTGAAGGCCGGCTGTCTCGTATACTTAATAAAAGTAATCCTAGTCAGCGTGTTGAG tttccATGGAAGTTCCAGAGTTTTATGCTTGATCCAACACAAGGAGAGGAGACTCTTGGTG CCATGCTGTTGATGAAGATTGCTGGAGGTACTAAAAATTCACCAGTGACTACACCATCTACTGAAGTACTAGAGGATGTCAGTACAGTCAATAGTCTAGTACCCGAACCTATGACTACTACCTCCATAGCTAAAGAGCTGCAACCAAGTATAAATGACTCAAAGAGCACTTCTCTGAATGTTGACATCTGCGCTAACTCTGTCAGTTCATCTTACCTTGGCAGTAGTGGAAAACCTGCAGTGGCTGGTTTTTCAGATCTATCACAACAGACACATGCAAACCATTTGTCATCAATTAGATCTCAACTGTCCTCTTCAAGTTCTACCACATCATCGATGTCCTCATCTGACTGTATTTTATCAGCTCCACTTCAAACCAGGTCCTGGGCCAGTTTGTTCTCCGCCAGCAGCTCCTCCTCTGTCATAGCACCTGCTGACCCTCTGGGCATACAGAAAATTGCTACACTTGAAGATTCTCTCATCAATGAAATTGGAG CTTTATTAGAAAAGTTGACTATCAACCCTGTTGCTGTTCCTCTGCAAGCCAGACGACTCATCAACAAGACCAATTGGTGTTATGTGAACTCCACTCTACAGGCACTGCTCGCTTGCTCGCCGTTCTACCACACTCTCAAGGCCATTCCTGCATATCCACCTCTCTCTAACATCTCTGCTAGACAATCTTCCATGCCAGTCGTTAATACCAT GGTTGAGTTTGTGAATGCATTTGAGGTGATGCGGCCTGAGAAACAAATAAATCAGGCTAAGAAAATGTTTGGAGAGCCATTTGAGCCGAGCTCAGTCTACAATGTTCTCAAAGCAATGACAAACTCGGAAGCAATGTTCACCAGAGGTAAACAGGGAGATGCTGAGGAGTTCCTGACATGTCTCCTGAACAAGATGAATGAGGAAATGGTCACAGCTATCAACAAGTACAGAAAAGAACACAACTCCTCTG TTGCCAATGGTCACGATCTTTTATTTGACAAGATGCCCACACCCATCTTAAATATATTTGGAGGTCAGATCAAATCGTCTTTTCATGCTGGCAGCAAAGAATCGGTCACTCTAGAAAGGTTTTTCTCCGTCCCCTTAAATGTACAG GCAAACAAGACCGTGGAGGAGGCACTCCATGCCTTCATCAGCAAGGAATCAATAGATGATTATACATGCCCAGAAACTAAACAAGAGCTCAATGCGCACAGGAGACTTACATTCGAGCTTCTCCCACCTATACTGATTTTACATCTCAAGTGTTTCGTCTACGACAAATATGGCGGCCCTCAGAAAGCCCTCCGTAAACTGAACTTTAAAGAGACTCTCGAGTTTGACAAAG AGCTCTTGCCTAATTGTGGTTCAAAAGATCAGAGGTCATACAAGCTCTTTGCAG TCGTGTATCACTCAGGAGCAAAGACAACCGGTGGTCACTATCATACAGATGTCTATCACACAGGAGTACAAAGTTGGGTGCGCTTTGATGATAATTCGACAAGTTTAATTGAAAAGAGTGAGGTATTCAAGTCAAAACATCTTTGCGTTCCGTATTTGCTCTACTACAGGCGCGCCGATAGCAAATAA